The Halogranum gelatinilyticum genome window below encodes:
- a CDS encoding phosphate uptake regulator PhoU has protein sequence METRKVQRLGPSTLAMTLPAEWAKEHGVNKGDEVSLRMGGKGTLTVLPESASTEDSEAVLHADNLDADALERAIVAQYVLGRRVIHVEKRDGALDSEHINAVYKAETQLMGLGVIEETPERIAIRCSVDPEDFTLDNLLERLENTGSTMRGEAVKALAHANPDLAQRALNRERQANKIFVLLLRLIFTAYQNPNLCRAVGLESGFPLIGYRSVAKNLELTADNAEDIAEIVLNTEGHSLDVDSATIRRIREFTDQVDEITVKAVQAVVERDYDKTIEVRRLFHDITDRERDILNDLEEMPNEELLRVREVLVSLQQTAQYAMRNAEIAANLALNEENRHVTIT, from the coding sequence ATGGAAACGCGGAAGGTCCAACGGCTCGGGCCGTCGACGCTGGCGATGACGCTCCCCGCGGAGTGGGCGAAGGAACACGGTGTGAACAAGGGCGACGAGGTGTCGCTGCGGATGGGCGGCAAGGGGACGCTCACGGTCCTCCCCGAATCGGCGAGCACGGAGGACTCGGAGGCAGTCCTCCACGCGGACAACCTCGACGCCGACGCGCTCGAACGGGCAATCGTGGCGCAGTACGTCCTCGGACGGCGCGTCATCCACGTCGAGAAGCGCGACGGCGCGCTCGACAGCGAACACATCAACGCGGTCTACAAGGCCGAGACGCAGCTGATGGGACTCGGCGTCATCGAGGAGACGCCCGAGCGAATCGCCATCCGCTGTTCGGTCGACCCCGAGGACTTCACCCTCGACAACCTGCTGGAACGGCTGGAGAACACGGGCAGCACGATGCGCGGCGAGGCGGTCAAGGCACTCGCACACGCCAACCCGGACCTCGCCCAGCGCGCACTGAACCGCGAGCGGCAGGCGAACAAAATCTTCGTCCTCCTGCTCAGACTCATCTTCACGGCCTACCAGAACCCGAACCTCTGTCGGGCGGTCGGTCTCGAGTCCGGCTTCCCGCTCATCGGCTACCGCTCGGTCGCGAAGAACCTCGAACTGACCGCCGACAACGCCGAGGACATCGCCGAGATCGTCCTCAACACCGAGGGTCACTCGCTCGACGTCGACTCGGCGACCATCCGGCGCATCCGCGAGTTCACCGACCAGGTCGACGAAATCACCGTCAAGGCGGTGCAAGCGGTCGTCGAGCGCGACTACGACAAGACCATCGAGGTCCGGCGGCTGTTCCACGACATCACCGACCGCGAGCGCGACATCCTCAACGACCTCGAAGAGATGCCCAACGAGGAACTGCTGCGGGTGCGCGAGGTGCTCGTGAGCCTCCAGCAGACCGCCCAGTACGCGATGCGGAACGCCGAGATCGCGGCGAACCTCGCACTCAACGAGGAGAATCGCCACGTCACGATCACGTAG
- a CDS encoding DUF7528 family protein — MSRSDAAELHGALGDALTEQQEFFRTAGEYRTDGSYVVSRRGADSAGNAKVFQSFEELRRLYDRLPETFDADDVGRTGLTGSRRHMLVRHVCEHPAFDCEIERRNPLTATKVEQKNESGVDEPNPSPPAEIPSMAD; from the coding sequence CTGTCGCGCTCGGACGCCGCCGAGTTACACGGCGCGCTCGGCGACGCGCTGACGGAGCAACAGGAGTTCTTCCGGACCGCCGGCGAGTACCGCACCGACGGGAGCTACGTCGTCTCGCGGCGTGGTGCCGACTCGGCGGGCAACGCCAAGGTGTTCCAGAGCTTCGAGGAGCTGCGGCGGCTGTACGACCGCTTACCGGAGACGTTCGACGCCGACGACGTGGGCCGGACCGGTCTCACGGGGTCGCGGCGGCATATGCTGGTTCGACACGTCTGTGAGCATCCGGCGTTCGACTGCGAGATCGAGCGGCGAAACCCGCTGACGGCGACGAAAGTCGAGCAGAAAAACGAGTCGGGAGTCGACGAACCGAATCCGTCGCCTCCGGCCGAGATACCGTCGATGGCGGACTAA
- a CDS encoding LEA type 2 family protein, giving the protein MLGTGKLKYALVAVVVLVGAVGAAVGLGVVGAPSVTGVDNAFGPVDDSATVIETDLQVSNPNPIGVSLGGLTVDYAVSLNDIRMAEGVKEGVDVETGNSTLPFTTEMDNEKIPAWWVSHIRNGESTTLTVDADVHSSLLGESFGAPKVERSIDTDLISQFNSTETRPVNANAPVVSDPVLYVNETSARWGQVDNETTPIEMDFTVYNPKSTPVPITEIGYNITMNDVAVGSGATNETYVVPAKSEETLETQTEIDNSKLDEWWVSHLERNQVTELRIDFYAKIEIAGTTHTVPLDEMTYTETIETDMFGNKDGSAASDDAGSDDGSSDSSGDSDGSTATPGSDGTATTTASDDGSLVGDDTATPTATPSDGGSTTTTTATTTTTASGNETTGDDDDGGLL; this is encoded by the coding sequence ATGCTCGGAACTGGGAAACTCAAGTACGCACTGGTCGCGGTCGTCGTCCTCGTCGGCGCGGTCGGTGCGGCTGTCGGTCTCGGCGTGGTCGGCGCGCCGAGCGTCACGGGCGTCGACAACGCGTTCGGCCCGGTCGACGACTCGGCGACCGTCATCGAGACCGACCTCCAGGTGTCGAACCCCAACCCCATCGGCGTCTCGCTCGGCGGTCTCACCGTCGACTACGCCGTCTCGCTGAACGACATCCGGATGGCAGAGGGCGTCAAGGAGGGCGTCGACGTCGAGACGGGCAACTCGACGCTCCCCTTCACGACGGAGATGGACAACGAGAAGATTCCCGCGTGGTGGGTGAGCCACATCCGGAACGGCGAGTCGACGACGCTGACCGTCGACGCCGACGTCCACTCCTCGTTGCTCGGCGAATCCTTCGGCGCGCCGAAGGTCGAGCGGAGCATCGACACCGACCTCATCTCACAGTTCAACTCCACGGAGACGCGGCCCGTGAACGCGAACGCGCCCGTCGTCTCGGACCCGGTGCTCTACGTCAACGAGACGAGCGCGCGGTGGGGACAGGTCGACAACGAGACGACGCCCATCGAGATGGACTTCACCGTCTACAACCCCAAGTCCACTCCCGTCCCCATCACCGAAATCGGGTACAACATCACGATGAACGACGTCGCGGTCGGGAGCGGAGCGACCAACGAAACCTACGTCGTCCCCGCGAAGTCCGAGGAGACCCTCGAGACGCAGACCGAAATCGACAACTCGAAACTCGACGAGTGGTGGGTCAGCCATCTCGAACGGAACCAGGTGACGGAACTCCGCATCGACTTCTACGCGAAGATCGAGATCGCGGGGACGACCCACACCGTCCCGCTCGACGAGATGACCTACACCGAGACCATCGAGACGGATATGTTCGGTAACAAAGACGGGTCGGCAGCCTCGGATGACGCGGGGAGCGACGACGGCTCGTCGGACTCGAGCGGGGACTCCGACGGGTCGACGGCGACGCCCGGCTCCGACGGCACGGCGACGACGACTGCCTCGGACGACGGAAGCCTCGTCGGCGACGACACCGCCACGCCGACGGCGACCCCGTCGGACGGGGGATCGACCACGACCACCACCGCGACCACCACAACGACGGCCTCGGGCAACGAGACGACCGGTGACGACGACGACGGCGGACTTCTCTGA